The Pontibacter pudoricolor genome contains a region encoding:
- a CDS encoding glycosyltransferase family 2 protein, with product MLLSIIVPFHKVEKTLFRTISNISDQLEKEVELILIGDGIAKDIFIQLQDSYNHPRISIYNSAKMGANNARFMGVSKAKGLYVLFHDSDDLLPENTINFYLKIMLDKGPDVIVGNLQKILPSGESNKIYTFTRVDKVVTKQELSSNELYIFPTNIVAKAIRKECIENITFEDSSMFQDWNISAKVFHNINSLYISNKVTYQYYISEESVSSYKSNSLNKLENAENSINGIINYYSSSAANNRINNYYLQIIKVKFYYNLICRAISIGELNFAEQMRSKLKTVSYSHNTFQLLKCPKVLIMYNLISMKPIYSIFKLYMQKSIKRN from the coding sequence ATGTTATTGTCAATAATAGTCCCATTTCATAAAGTAGAAAAAACTCTTTTTAGAACAATTTCAAATATTTCTGATCAACTCGAAAAAGAAGTCGAATTAATTTTAATAGGGGATGGTATAGCAAAAGATATTTTCATCCAACTACAGGATAGTTATAACCACCCTAGAATTAGCATTTATAATTCTGCAAAAATGGGCGCGAATAACGCCCGTTTTATGGGTGTTTCTAAAGCTAAAGGATTATATGTTTTATTTCATGACAGTGATGATTTACTGCCTGAAAACACTATAAATTTTTATTTAAAAATAATGTTAGATAAGGGACCAGATGTCATTGTGGGAAATTTGCAAAAAATATTGCCATCTGGTGAAAGTAATAAAATCTATACTTTTACTAGAGTAGATAAAGTTGTGACCAAACAAGAATTATCTTCTAATGAGCTATATATTTTTCCTACAAATATTGTTGCCAAAGCCATCAGGAAAGAATGTATAGAAAATATTACTTTTGAAGACTCCTCCATGTTCCAAGATTGGAATATATCAGCAAAAGTATTTCATAATATTAACTCTTTATATATTAGTAATAAAGTAACTTATCAATATTATATTAGTGAAGAGTCGGTGAGCAGTTATAAATCAAATTCACTAAATAAGCTTGAAAACGCTGAGAATTCAATCAATGGAATAATTAACTATTATTCTTCTTCTGCTGCTAACAATAGAATTAATAATTATTATCTACAAATTATTAAGGTCAAATTTTATTATAATCTTATTTGTAGAGCAATAAGTATTGGAGAGCTGAATTTCGCAGAGCAGATGAGAAGTAAATTGAAAACAGTAAGTTATAGTCACAATACATTTCAATTATTAAAATGCCCAAAAGTTTTGATAATGTATAATTTGATTTCAATGAAGCCGATTTATTCAATATTTAAATTATATATGCAGAAATCAATTAAAAGAAACTAA
- a CDS encoding glycosyltransferase family 4 protein yields the protein MNILINLIPIKKGGGQQVATNFIEHISQASDMGFNIYVCCTENTEIHRLLVNADIEKVFAVNNSLLSRAVFSYKEYYTIIYKHSIDVVYTMFGPSLPKAKEVLTVVGCAYSNIFYPEVNFWEKWPLKKRLIAKAIDYYRLKTTLNADAVIFENESMRLRSKNIYDFPSERSIFIKPSVSSHLLKANSLTIKSSERNNIHSTKQILLLTGWHLNKNLQALPNIAYALNLKGVNDVIFTVTISKEHEGALSLIQEAKRLGVENYLNFIGTVSPFELEELYKNSYAVMLLSLLESFSNNIIESWAMKRPLIISDLEWARSICNKAAYYVDRDSSDQVAAAIKNLVDDSLLYNNLVNEGVKELSTYPSPSEKVKLQFEFIKRLHEKGV from the coding sequence ATGAACATCTTAATTAATCTCATACCAATTAAGAAGGGTGGTGGTCAACAAGTTGCAACAAACTTTATAGAGCATATATCTCAAGCTTCAGATATGGGGTTTAATATATATGTGTGCTGTACAGAAAATACTGAGATTCACAGATTATTAGTGAATGCTGATATTGAGAAAGTATTTGCAGTTAATAATTCTTTGTTATCGAGGGCTGTTTTTTCATATAAGGAATATTATACAATAATATACAAACATAGTATAGATGTTGTATATACTATGTTTGGTCCCTCATTACCTAAAGCTAAAGAAGTGCTTACTGTTGTAGGCTGCGCTTATTCAAACATCTTTTATCCAGAAGTTAATTTTTGGGAAAAATGGCCGCTAAAGAAGAGATTAATTGCCAAAGCTATTGACTATTATAGGCTTAAAACTACTCTTAATGCAGATGCCGTTATTTTTGAAAACGAAAGTATGAGGTTAAGGTCAAAAAATATTTATGACTTTCCAAGTGAACGATCCATCTTTATTAAACCTTCAGTAAGTTCTCATTTACTTAAAGCGAACTCGTTAACTATCAAAAGTTCAGAAAGAAATAATATACATTCCACTAAGCAAATCCTTTTATTAACTGGCTGGCATCTGAATAAAAATTTACAGGCTCTACCAAATATAGCTTATGCTCTAAATTTAAAGGGTGTGAATGATGTTATATTCACAGTTACAATCTCCAAAGAACATGAAGGAGCGCTAAGTCTTATACAAGAAGCCAAAAGACTTGGGGTTGAAAATTATCTTAATTTTATTGGTACAGTATCGCCTTTTGAATTAGAGGAACTATATAAGAATTCATATGCAGTTATGCTACTTAGTTTATTGGAAAGTTTCAGTAATAATATAATTGAATCTTGGGCAATGAAAAGGCCACTTATTATCTCTGATTTAGAATGGGCAAGAAGTATATGTAATAAAGCCGCATATTATGTTGATAGAGATAGTTCTGACCAAGTAGCTGCAGCAATTAAAAATTTAGTAGACGATTCTTTATTATACAATAACTTAGTAAATGAAGGAGTTAAAGAGCTTTCCACTTATCCAAGCCCAAGTGAAAAGGTGAAGTTGCAGTTTGAATTCATTAAGCGTTTACATGAAAAAGGTGTTTAA
- a CDS encoding zinc-dependent alcohol dehydrogenase, producing the protein MKQLIQSFKTGETILENIPAPQVKRGQVLIQTTRTLVSLGTERMLVEFGKANLLDKARQQPDKVKQVFDKVKSDGLMPTVEAVFSKLEQPLPLGYCNVGKVIAVGEGVSEFKVGDRVASNGPHAEIVSVPKNLVAAIPDNISDEEAAFTVIGSIGLQGIRLLNPTLGETIVVIGLGLIGLITAELLKANGCKVIGVDLDEQKLAIAKSKGIISVNPVTTDVVKFVESETNSIGADGVIITASAKTNDIISQAAQMSRKRGRIVLVGVIGLNLSRAEFYEKELTFQVSCSYGPGRYDELYEQRGRIIPCLLYAGLKSETLKQCCRLSLLAAWM; encoded by the coding sequence ATGAAACAACTTATCCAGTCATTTAAAACTGGCGAAACCATACTTGAAAATATCCCTGCTCCTCAAGTTAAAAGAGGACAGGTTCTAATACAAACAACGCGCACATTAGTATCACTCGGTACCGAGCGCATGTTAGTTGAATTTGGCAAAGCAAATCTACTTGACAAAGCGCGTCAGCAGCCTGATAAAGTTAAACAGGTATTTGACAAGGTGAAGTCTGATGGACTTATGCCGACTGTAGAAGCTGTGTTTAGTAAACTGGAGCAGCCACTACCGCTTGGGTACTGTAATGTTGGTAAAGTGATAGCTGTAGGTGAAGGAGTTAGTGAATTTAAGGTTGGGGATCGAGTAGCTTCAAATGGCCCACACGCAGAAATTGTAAGTGTACCAAAAAACCTTGTTGCTGCTATCCCGGATAATATTTCGGATGAGGAAGCTGCCTTTACAGTAATTGGCTCTATTGGCTTACAGGGAATACGCCTGCTTAACCCAACATTGGGAGAAACTATAGTCGTTATTGGTTTAGGCTTAATTGGATTAATAACGGCAGAGCTTTTAAAGGCAAACGGCTGTAAAGTAATAGGTGTAGATCTGGATGAGCAGAAGCTAGCTATTGCGAAGAGCAAAGGCATTATATCGGTTAATCCTGTTACAACCGATGTTGTTAAGTTTGTAGAAAGCGAGACAAATAGTATTGGTGCTGATGGTGTAATCATTACTGCTTCGGCAAAGACAAATGATATCATTTCGCAAGCTGCACAGATGAGCCGCAAGCGGGGCAGAATTGTGTTAGTTGGAGTAATTGGCTTGAACTTAAGTCGTGCAGAGTTCTATGAAAAGGAGCTGACATTCCAGGTATCCTGTTCTTACGGCCCGGGAAGGTACGATGAACTTTATGAGCAAAGGGGCAGGATTATCCCTTGCCTTTTGTACGCTGGACTGAAAAGCGAAACTTTGAAACAGTGCTGCAGGCTATCTCTTCTGGCAGCCTGGATGTAA
- a CDS encoding Gfo/Idh/MocA family protein codes for MLQAISSGSLDVKSLITERVPLDEYTKIYGNIGTSKSIASILVYPEGKAVDTNATITLAGGRFIGSRGVIGIVGAGNFTKMTMLPALKGTGAGFKYMASAGGVTGTALAKKYSFTHSTTDYKEILQDEDVDLVMITTRHDLHAAMVQESLRAKKHVFVEKPLALNTAQLADVLNDYNTHAIPNGLTLSVGFNRRFSPHIQKIKELIGTSPDPLNIVATMNAGFIPNNVWVHDMQTGGGRIIGEACHFLDLMVYLTGSPIKSICMSALGKNPEENTDNASILVKFENGSNGVVNYFANGHKSYSKERVELYSQGRTLVMDNFRKTEGYGFKGFSKLKTGQDKGHAAQFKKLIESLKQGGAPLIPFSELINVTLASFAAINSLKVGEWVEVSKV; via the coding sequence GTGCTGCAGGCTATCTCTTCTGGCAGCCTGGATGTAAAATCATTAATTACGGAAAGAGTACCTTTAGATGAGTACACTAAGATTTATGGCAATATAGGTACCAGTAAGTCTATTGCATCCATACTAGTCTATCCTGAAGGTAAGGCTGTAGATACGAATGCAACAATAACATTAGCTGGAGGAAGATTTATAGGTTCCAGAGGTGTTATTGGCATAGTCGGTGCAGGTAACTTTACCAAAATGACCATGCTGCCTGCCTTAAAAGGGACTGGTGCTGGTTTTAAATACATGGCCAGCGCTGGCGGGGTTACCGGAACTGCGCTGGCTAAAAAGTATAGTTTTACCCATAGCACTACAGATTATAAGGAAATACTGCAGGATGAGGATGTAGATCTTGTAATGATCACTACACGTCATGATCTTCACGCAGCAATGGTGCAGGAAAGCCTTCGAGCTAAAAAGCATGTTTTTGTTGAAAAACCGTTAGCACTTAATACAGCTCAGTTAGCTGATGTGCTAAATGACTATAATACGCATGCTATTCCTAATGGCCTTACATTATCAGTAGGTTTTAATAGGAGGTTCTCGCCGCACATTCAGAAAATAAAGGAGTTGATCGGAACATCTCCTGACCCTTTAAATATTGTAGCTACCATGAACGCGGGCTTCATCCCAAATAATGTATGGGTGCATGATATGCAAACTGGCGGTGGCCGCATTATTGGTGAAGCTTGTCATTTCCTGGACTTGATGGTGTATTTAACGGGCAGCCCGATCAAATCTATCTGTATGAGTGCACTTGGGAAAAATCCAGAAGAGAACACGGATAACGCAAGTATACTTGTTAAGTTTGAGAATGGCTCTAATGGTGTAGTTAACTATTTTGCGAACGGCCATAAAAGCTACTCAAAAGAGAGAGTGGAGTTGTATTCCCAGGGGCGGACCCTTGTAATGGATAACTTTAGAAAAACAGAAGGCTACGGTTTTAAAGGCTTCAGCAAGTTAAAAACAGGTCAGGATAAGGGCCATGCTGCTCAGTTTAAAAAGCTAATTGAATCATTAAAACAAGGTGGTGCACCTCTTATTCCATTTAGTGAGTTGATAAATGTTACATTAGCAAGCTTTGCGGCTATCAATAGCTTGAAAGTTGGGGAGTGGGTAGAAGTTTCTAAAGTATAG
- a CDS encoding acyltransferase family protein, which produces MRNWLTPLQRKTTSGSYMPEVDFLRFIAITAVVLFHIHGFLIVKQNRDVLFGEHLDYLFRNGDLGVQLFFVLSGFILALPFAKGYFLSSEVPTLKKFYVRRLTRLEPPYILLMTLLLPVVIFHNKWLIMEAVKSYLYSIGYIHNLLAGDLSKLIVVTWSLEIEIFFYILFPALALAFRLPKFKRRLLLLVSMCFSPYLNYNILELEVQNVLGFFQYFAAGMLLADIYLTEKPIKLSQVQNLFVLIVCPFILFTIEVDKIGIVNYIIYPLLIIGFYYLVLSNAASFKIYSNKYLASIGGMCYSMYLIHYIIISAFGNYLQLYVNSVFDSVAFFILISIIILIGTVIFYLLFEKPFMNPNWYKVANKRKNKESLVKTTA; this is translated from the coding sequence ATGAGAAATTGGCTAACTCCATTACAGAGGAAAACTACTTCTGGTAGTTATATGCCTGAAGTGGATTTTTTGAGATTTATAGCTATTACTGCAGTAGTTTTATTTCATATCCATGGATTTTTAATTGTAAAGCAAAATAGAGATGTCCTATTTGGAGAGCATCTAGACTATTTATTTAGGAATGGTGACCTAGGAGTACAGCTGTTTTTTGTTCTAAGTGGATTTATTTTAGCCTTACCTTTTGCAAAGGGCTACTTTTTGAGCAGCGAGGTTCCAACTTTGAAGAAATTCTACGTTAGGAGGCTAACTCGGCTTGAGCCTCCATATATACTTTTAATGACTTTACTACTACCTGTAGTTATTTTCCATAATAAGTGGCTTATTATGGAAGCAGTTAAAAGCTATCTATATTCCATAGGATATATCCATAACCTTTTAGCTGGGGATTTAAGTAAACTTATTGTTGTTACTTGGTCCCTTGAAATTGAAATTTTCTTTTATATCCTATTCCCGGCATTAGCTCTTGCGTTCAGATTGCCAAAATTTAAAAGACGGTTATTGCTTTTAGTTTCAATGTGTTTCTCACCTTACTTAAATTATAACATATTAGAACTAGAAGTACAGAACGTACTTGGCTTCTTTCAGTATTTTGCCGCAGGTATGCTGTTGGCAGACATATATCTTACAGAAAAGCCTATAAAGCTTAGTCAAGTACAAAACTTATTTGTTTTAATTGTTTGTCCATTTATACTTTTCACTATTGAGGTCGATAAAATAGGAATAGTTAATTACATAATATACCCCTTATTAATTATAGGCTTCTATTACTTGGTATTATCAAATGCTGCTTCATTTAAGATTTATAGTAACAAATATTTAGCATCAATAGGCGGTATGTGTTACAGTATGTACCTAATACATTACATTATTATTTCAGCTTTTGGTAATTATTTACAATTGTACGTCAATTCAGTTTTTGATTCAGTAGCATTCTTTATCCTTATTAGTATTATAATTTTAATTGGAACGGTAATTTTTTACTTACTTTTTGAGAAACCATTTATGAACCCTAACTGGTATAAAGTTGCTAATAAAAGGAAAAACAAAGAATCATTAGTAAAAACAACAGCTTAA
- a CDS encoding alginate lyase family protein, whose amino-acid sequence MPSLSKALQLINNMGWRYVSFRAMHEAKVRTGIFKKAFPQDPAFQKFISLNEWKKQDVAFFMNGRNGIDLAGIAVPAELAKSFEELKEGRFRFFSSLSYNLGSNYDWITNPDTGFKYSAQKHWTQINDYSQEAGDIKFVWEKSRFSFLYTIIRNDAHTGEDHSEWIWKEILSWIDANPINSGPNYKCSQEISLRVLNWTFALNFYKDTTSLTEEIFQKIIFSMYWQLDHVYKNIDFSRIAVRNNHAITETLTLYLGGLLYPFFPKSALWKEKGKKWFEEEVAYQVYADGTFLQFSMNYHRVVVQLLTWAIRLAELNKESFTAVVYERAQKSLEFLLSCMNLKDGWLPNYGNNDGALFFKLNDADYRDYRPQLEALSSALGFEWKYDKFEDAIWYGLTDRNTEGGTAETKIGLSQFKDGGYYIHRQDDILTFVRCGNHKDRPHQADNLHLDIWHNGINYLHDAGSYKYNTDNAQLKYFMGTQSHNTIMLGDNDQMEKGARFIWYHWSQCESVQTTDNKDYFIFEGTIKAFQHVSKNIRHCRKIIVSKKKPEWLIEDMILKKPDGLEMHQLWHTKHLSKLNFVAQIQNKEQVAPLIREGYYSDYYGKKELCSEIVFTTKADTITTRITIL is encoded by the coding sequence ATGCCGTCGCTCAGTAAAGCATTACAGCTTATAAACAACATGGGCTGGCGATATGTCAGTTTCCGTGCTATGCATGAGGCAAAAGTACGGACAGGCATATTTAAAAAAGCATTCCCACAAGATCCTGCCTTTCAGAAATTTATTTCACTTAATGAATGGAAAAAGCAGGATGTTGCTTTTTTTATGAACGGCCGGAATGGAATTGATCTAGCAGGAATAGCAGTCCCTGCTGAACTGGCTAAAAGTTTTGAAGAGTTGAAGGAGGGGCGGTTTCGCTTCTTCTCATCTCTGTCATATAATTTAGGCAGTAACTATGATTGGATTACCAATCCTGACACTGGCTTTAAATATAGCGCACAGAAACACTGGACACAGATAAACGACTATAGTCAGGAAGCTGGTGATATTAAATTCGTTTGGGAAAAGTCCAGATTCTCATTCCTATATACTATAATCAGGAACGATGCTCATACAGGTGAAGATCACTCTGAGTGGATTTGGAAGGAAATTCTGTCGTGGATAGATGCTAATCCTATAAATAGTGGGCCTAACTATAAGTGCAGCCAGGAGATTTCTCTAAGGGTACTTAACTGGACGTTTGCTTTAAATTTCTATAAAGATACCACCTCGCTTACGGAAGAGATTTTCCAGAAAATTATATTCTCGATGTACTGGCAACTGGACCATGTATATAAGAATATTGATTTCTCCAGAATTGCTGTTCGTAACAACCACGCCATTACAGAAACGCTAACCTTATACTTAGGTGGCTTGCTTTATCCTTTTTTCCCGAAATCAGCTCTTTGGAAAGAAAAAGGAAAGAAATGGTTTGAAGAGGAAGTAGCCTACCAGGTATATGCTGATGGAACATTCCTTCAGTTTTCAATGAACTACCATAGGGTTGTTGTTCAACTCTTAACATGGGCCATACGACTTGCCGAATTAAATAAAGAATCTTTCACTGCAGTTGTATATGAGCGGGCGCAGAAAAGTTTAGAATTCCTGTTATCGTGCATGAATCTGAAAGATGGCTGGCTTCCAAATTATGGTAATAACGATGGCGCTTTATTTTTTAAATTAAATGATGCTGATTATCGGGATTACAGGCCTCAATTAGAAGCACTCAGCAGTGCCTTAGGCTTTGAATGGAAGTATGACAAGTTTGAAGATGCTATTTGGTATGGACTTACAGATAGAAATACTGAAGGCGGTACAGCAGAGACAAAAATAGGTCTGAGTCAGTTTAAGGATGGTGGTTATTACATACACAGGCAAGACGATATATTAACTTTTGTACGGTGTGGCAATCATAAGGATCGGCCACATCAGGCAGATAATTTACATCTCGATATCTGGCACAACGGTATAAACTATCTGCACGACGCTGGGAGTTATAAATACAATACTGATAATGCACAGTTAAAATACTTTATGGGCACTCAATCCCATAATACAATTATGCTTGGGGATAATGACCAGATGGAGAAAGGTGCAAGATTTATCTGGTATCATTGGTCGCAGTGCGAGAGCGTTCAAACTACAGATAATAAAGATTACTTTATCTTTGAGGGAACGATTAAAGCGTTTCAACATGTCTCTAAGAACATCAGACATTGCAGGAAAATAATTGTAAGCAAGAAAAAGCCAGAGTGGTTGATCGAGGACATGATTCTGAAAAAACCAGATGGTTTGGAAATGCATCAGTTATGGCATACAAAACATTTGAGTAAGCTTAACTTTGTAGCTCAGATACAAAATAAAGAGCAGGTTGCCCCGCTTATAAGAGAG